A window of the Streptomyces sp. JB150 genome harbors these coding sequences:
- a CDS encoding excalibur calcium-binding protein, giving the protein MRRHTGAAGIVLAIAATMPLAGPAHAQDDLDCRHFAYQEDAQSVYDSDPRDPHGLDEDQGADDGVACEVLPRRGGGLTSSTFAPRRTATPAVTATSLAPAPVTTPAAPVATATQTPRGVRGGLGGASQTGPGTWDLAVGAAFVAGAALTTAYVVRRRRN; this is encoded by the coding sequence ATGCGCCGTCACACCGGCGCCGCCGGCATAGTCCTCGCGATCGCCGCGACCATGCCGCTGGCAGGCCCCGCCCACGCCCAGGACGACCTCGACTGCCGTCACTTCGCCTACCAGGAGGACGCGCAGAGCGTCTACGACTCCGATCCCCGCGACCCGCACGGTCTGGACGAGGACCAGGGCGCCGACGACGGCGTCGCCTGCGAGGTGCTGCCGCGCCGCGGCGGTGGCCTCACCTCCTCCACCTTCGCGCCCCGGCGGACCGCGACCCCCGCCGTCACGGCGACCTCCCTCGCCCCGGCCCCCGTGACCACGCCGGCCGCTCCGGTGGCCACCGCCACGCAGACGCCGCGCGGCGTGCGGGGCGGGCTGGGCGGTGCGTCGCAGACCGGTCCGGGCACCTGGGACCTGGCCGTCGGCGCGGCCTTCGTCGCGGGCGCCGCGCTCACCACCGCCTACGTGGTCCGGCGCCGCAGAAACTGA
- a CDS encoding DUF3037 domain-containing protein, with protein MTERHIIRAGRRDDREVFEYALLRVVPRVERGECINAGVLVYCRAKGYVGARTHLDEARLLALDPRADVAGVRAALRAVESVCGGGEAAGQAAGDDPGRRFRWLIAPRSTIVQPGPVHTGLTTDPAAEAERLLELLVR; from the coding sequence GTGACCGAGCGCCACATCATCCGGGCCGGCCGGCGCGACGACCGGGAAGTTTTCGAGTACGCGCTGCTGCGGGTCGTCCCGCGCGTCGAGCGCGGCGAGTGCATCAACGCGGGCGTGCTCGTCTACTGCCGCGCCAAGGGCTACGTCGGCGCCCGCACCCACCTCGACGAGGCGCGGCTGCTGGCCCTCGACCCGCGGGCCGACGTGGCCGGGGTGCGGGCCGCGCTGCGCGCCGTCGAGAGCGTGTGCGGCGGCGGCGAGGCGGCGGGCCAGGCCGCGGGCGACGACCCGGGGCGCCGCTTCCGCTGGCTGATCGCCCCCCGCTCGACGATCGTCCAGCCCGGACCGGTGCACACGGGGCTCACCACGGATCCGGCCGCGGAGGCGGAGCGGTTGCTGGAGCTGCTGGTGCGGTGA
- a CDS encoding HipA family kinase, which produces MLKEVIATRYITPLREGGSLPGLVEADDFGTYVLKFTGAGQGRKTLVAEVVCGELARRLGLRTPRLVTVDLDPDLGLGEPDQQVQELLKSSGGTNLGMDFLSGALGFDPLAFPVGPEEAGRIVWFDALVNNVDRSWRNPNLLMWRGELWLIDHGATMIWHHNWPSAQISAARPYDASDHALRTFAPDVRAAAADLAPRVTEELLAEVTAQIPDAWLADEPGFDSPDDLRRAYARPLLERAAVVHDRVTGIEGTT; this is translated from the coding sequence ATGCTCAAGGAAGTCATCGCGACCCGTTACATCACGCCGCTGCGTGAGGGCGGCTCGCTGCCGGGACTCGTCGAGGCCGACGACTTCGGGACGTACGTCCTCAAGTTCACCGGAGCGGGGCAGGGACGCAAGACCCTGGTCGCGGAAGTGGTGTGCGGGGAACTCGCCCGCCGCCTCGGCCTGCGCACCCCCCGGCTGGTCACCGTCGACCTCGATCCCGACCTCGGGCTCGGCGAGCCCGACCAGCAGGTGCAGGAGCTGCTGAAGTCCAGCGGCGGCACCAACCTCGGCATGGACTTCCTCTCCGGCGCGCTCGGCTTCGACCCGCTCGCCTTCCCGGTCGGCCCCGAGGAAGCCGGGCGGATCGTCTGGTTCGACGCACTGGTGAACAACGTCGACCGCTCCTGGCGCAACCCCAACCTGCTGATGTGGCGGGGCGAACTGTGGCTCATCGACCACGGCGCCACCATGATCTGGCACCACAACTGGCCGTCCGCGCAGATCTCCGCCGCCCGCCCCTACGACGCCTCCGACCACGCCCTGCGGACCTTCGCCCCGGACGTCCGGGCCGCCGCCGCGGACCTCGCGCCGCGCGTCACCGAGGAACTGCTCGCCGAGGTCACGGCCCAGATCCCGGACGCCTGGCTGGCGGACGAGCCCGGCTTCGACTCGCCGGACGACCTGAGAAGGGCGTACGCCAGGCCGCTGCTCGAGCGCGCCGCCGTCGTCCACGACCGCGTCACCGGAATCGAGGGAACCACGTGA
- a CDS encoding Rieske (2Fe-2S) protein produces MATESLHPGSGPARRTVMAAAGAAGLTAALAACGSGAGDGDGGGADASSGSVLGATSEIPEGGGKVFADAGVVVTQPTAGDFKAFSSKCTHQGCAVKDIRDGLIICPCHDSHFSATDGSVKKGPATKPLPPAGITVEGEEIKLT; encoded by the coding sequence ATGGCCACGGAATCGCTTCACCCCGGGTCGGGCCCGGCCCGTCGCACCGTCATGGCGGCGGCCGGAGCGGCGGGTCTCACCGCCGCGCTGGCCGCGTGCGGGTCGGGTGCCGGCGACGGGGACGGGGGCGGCGCAGATGCCTCGTCCGGCAGCGTGCTGGGCGCGACCTCCGAGATCCCCGAGGGCGGCGGCAAGGTGTTCGCCGACGCGGGCGTGGTGGTCACCCAGCCGACGGCGGGCGACTTCAAGGCGTTCTCCTCGAAGTGCACCCACCAGGGGTGCGCGGTGAAGGACATCCGGGACGGACTGATCATCTGCCCTTGTCACGACAGCCACTTCTCGGCCACCGACGGCAGCGTCAAGAAGGGTCCGGCGACCAAGCCCCTGCCGCCGGCCGGGATCACCGTGGAGGGCGAGGAGATCAAGCTGACGTGA
- a CDS encoding LysR family transcriptional regulator codes for MLNLDRLRTLDALARHGSVSGAAEGLHITTSAVSQQLAKLEREVGQRLLVRHGRGVRLTDAGRLLAEHAARILTQVAIAQSDLEAQRGQVAGELRLSAFPTAARGLFPTALAALRAEHPALRLRSCELEPERGIRGVVRGDLDLAVVLDWYNKPMPLPDGLVKAAILDDPADVALPVGHRLAGRDEVDLAEFAGDEWITWGEGEFCHEWLMFTLRSKGIEPIIGHRAAETHTQLGLVAAGLGVCVVPLLGRHPLPPGVVALPLRQRVRRHVYVVWRADADRRPSIRAAVRALRAAGERVGTEVAPAAPGVTSA; via the coding sequence ATGCTGAACCTGGACCGACTGCGCACCCTGGACGCGCTCGCCCGCCACGGATCGGTGAGCGGCGCCGCCGAGGGACTGCACATCACGACCTCGGCCGTCTCCCAGCAACTGGCCAAGCTGGAGCGGGAGGTGGGGCAGCGGCTGCTCGTCCGGCACGGCCGCGGCGTCCGGCTCACCGACGCGGGCCGGCTGCTCGCCGAGCACGCCGCGCGGATCCTCACCCAGGTGGCCATCGCCCAGTCCGACCTGGAGGCCCAGCGCGGCCAGGTGGCCGGCGAACTGCGGCTGTCGGCGTTCCCCACCGCCGCGCGCGGCCTGTTCCCCACCGCGCTCGCCGCGCTGCGCGCCGAACACCCGGCGCTGCGGCTGCGCTCGTGCGAACTGGAACCCGAGCGCGGCATCCGCGGGGTGGTCCGCGGCGATCTCGACCTCGCGGTCGTCCTCGACTGGTACAACAAGCCGATGCCGCTGCCCGACGGCCTGGTCAAGGCGGCGATCCTGGACGATCCCGCCGACGTGGCCCTGCCGGTCGGCCATCGGCTCGCCGGGCGGGACGAGGTGGACCTCGCGGAGTTCGCCGGTGACGAGTGGATCACCTGGGGCGAGGGCGAGTTCTGCCACGAGTGGCTGATGTTCACCCTGCGCTCCAAGGGCATCGAGCCGATCATCGGCCACCGCGCCGCCGAGACGCACACCCAGCTGGGGCTGGTCGCTGCCGGGCTCGGGGTGTGCGTGGTGCCGCTGCTGGGCCGCCACCCGCTGCCGCCCGGGGTCGTCGCCCTGCCGCTGAGGCAGCGGGTGCGGCGCCACGTCTACGTCGTCTGGCGCGCCGACGCCGACCGCCGGCCGTCGATCCGGGCGGCGGTACGGGCGCTGCGGGCGGCGGGGGAGCGGGTCGGCACGGAGGTGGCGCCCGCGGCGCCCGGGGTCACGTCAGCTTGA
- a CDS encoding DMT family transporter: MTTAASATRTPSAALPRPRRTVDWRVRFAVLSLIWGFSFLLIKVGTERYAPFQVTLGRLAFGTAVLAAAMAVRRERLPRGARTWAHLTVAAFLLNALPFSLFAYAELTIPSTLAGICNATSPLWGMALSLVALSEDRPTRVRVAGLGLGFLGVLTVLGAWQGFAGLDAGGTAMALLASLSYPVGWIYVRRTLAGCSHSHLSLTGAQLLLATVQLAVVTPLFTTLPATFPVAPLLAVAALGALGTGFAVLLQYGLVAEVGPTTAQMVTYFIPVIATAAGVLLLGESLTWSTPVGAVIVLAGAALTQVRRGERS, translated from the coding sequence ATGACCACCGCCGCCTCCGCCACCCGCACCCCGTCCGCCGCCCTCCCCCGCCCTCGCCGCACCGTCGACTGGCGGGTCCGCTTCGCCGTGCTGTCACTGATCTGGGGCTTCAGCTTCCTGCTCATCAAGGTGGGCACCGAGCGCTACGCGCCGTTCCAGGTCACGCTCGGGCGGCTGGCGTTCGGTACGGCGGTGCTGGCGGCGGCGATGGCCGTGAGGCGGGAGCGGCTGCCGCGGGGCGCCCGCACCTGGGCCCACCTCACGGTGGCCGCCTTCCTGCTGAACGCGCTGCCGTTCTCGCTCTTCGCCTACGCCGAGCTGACGATCCCGTCCACGCTCGCCGGCATCTGCAACGCCACCTCACCGCTGTGGGGCATGGCCCTCTCGCTGGTCGCGCTCTCCGAGGACCGCCCGACCCGGGTGCGGGTCGCCGGGCTCGGTCTCGGCTTCCTCGGCGTCCTCACCGTGCTCGGCGCCTGGCAGGGTTTCGCCGGTCTCGACGCCGGCGGCACGGCGATGGCCCTGCTGGCCTCGCTCAGCTATCCGGTCGGCTGGATCTACGTCCGCCGTACGCTCGCCGGTTGCTCCCACTCGCACCTGTCGCTGACCGGCGCCCAGCTGCTGCTCGCCACCGTCCAACTGGCCGTCGTCACGCCGCTGTTCACCACGCTGCCGGCCACGTTCCCGGTCGCTCCGCTGCTGGCCGTCGCCGCGCTGGGCGCCCTCGGCACCGGCTTCGCCGTCCTGCTCCAGTACGGGCTGGTCGCCGAGGTCGGTCCGACCACCGCCCAGATGGTCACCTACTTCATCCCCGTCATCGCCACGGCGGCCGGTGTGCTGCTGCTCGGTGAGTCGCTGACGTGGTCGACGCCGGTGGGCGCGGTGATCGTGCTGGCGGGCGCGGCGCTGACCCAGGTGCGGCGCGGGGAGCGGTCGTAG
- a CDS encoding aminotransferase class I/II-fold pyridoxal phosphate-dependent enzyme, protein MLGEYPIRGRRAAEISASVEEAVAKGDLQPGQLLPPMRELARRLGVNPNTVAAAYRILRERGVIETDGRRGSRVRAAPATTGREYIRVEVPEGVRDVAAGNPDPALLPPLAAAFAAAAAHSDRQPVLYDEAAVEPELERIARADLDADGVPGGPVAVTSGSLDATERVLAAHLKPGDTVAVEDPGWGSLLDLVPALGLRTLPVGVDDDGPLPDGVRAALAAGARALIVTDRAQNPTGAAVSATRARALRSVLRQHPETLLIEDDHGYRIVDLPLHPLAGTTRHWAMVRSVAKAYGPDLRLAVLTGDPVTVDRVRGRQRLGPGWVSRITQRAVVRLWTDGAVDARAVAAAYGRRRDALVDALADRGITAHGRSGMNVWIPVPDETGAVARLLHAGWAVAPGARFRIGAPPGIRITVSGLTEAETGALAEAVAAAVAVAPGAVRGYA, encoded by the coding sequence GTGCTAGGAGAATATCCGATCAGGGGGCGGCGCGCAGCGGAGATTTCCGCGAGCGTCGAGGAGGCGGTGGCGAAGGGTGACCTGCAACCGGGTCAACTGCTGCCGCCCATGCGAGAGTTGGCGCGACGCCTCGGGGTGAACCCGAACACCGTCGCGGCCGCGTACCGCATCCTGCGCGAACGCGGGGTCATCGAGACCGACGGCCGTCGCGGCAGCCGGGTGCGGGCCGCGCCGGCCACGACCGGACGGGAGTACATCCGGGTGGAGGTGCCGGAAGGCGTGCGCGACGTGGCCGCCGGCAACCCCGACCCGGCGCTGCTGCCCCCGCTGGCGGCGGCGTTCGCCGCGGCGGCCGCGCACAGCGACCGGCAGCCGGTGCTCTACGACGAGGCGGCGGTGGAGCCGGAGCTGGAGCGGATCGCCCGCGCCGACCTGGACGCCGACGGCGTGCCGGGCGGCCCCGTCGCGGTCACCTCCGGGTCCCTCGACGCCACCGAGCGCGTCCTCGCCGCCCATCTGAAGCCGGGCGACACGGTCGCCGTCGAGGACCCCGGCTGGGGCAGCCTGCTCGACCTCGTCCCGGCGCTCGGGCTGCGCACGCTGCCCGTCGGGGTGGACGACGACGGGCCGCTCCCCGACGGCGTCCGCGCCGCCCTCGCCGCGGGCGCCCGCGCCCTGATCGTGACCGACCGGGCCCAGAACCCCACGGGTGCCGCGGTGTCCGCCACCCGCGCGCGTGCTCTGCGGTCCGTGCTCCGGCAGCACCCGGAGACCCTGCTGATCGAGGACGACCACGGGTACCGGATCGTCGACCTCCCCCTGCACCCCCTGGCCGGCACCACCCGCCACTGGGCCATGGTGCGCTCGGTCGCCAAGGCCTACGGCCCCGACCTGCGGCTCGCCGTGCTCACCGGGGACCCGGTCACCGTCGACCGGGTGCGCGGCCGGCAGCGGCTCGGGCCCGGCTGGGTCAGCCGGATCACCCAGCGGGCGGTGGTGCGGCTGTGGACCGACGGCGCGGTGGACGCGCGCGCGGTGGCGGCGGCGTACGGGCGGCGCCGGGACGCCCTCGTCGACGCCCTCGCGGACCGCGGCATCACCGCGCACGGACGCAGCGGCATGAACGTGTGGATCCCGGTCCCCGACGAGACCGGTGCCGTCGCCCGCCTCCTGCACGCGGGCTGGGCGGTCGCCCCCGGCGCCCGCTTCCGGATCGGCGCGCCGCCCGGCATCCGGATCACCGTCTCCGGGCTCACCGAGGCCGAGACCGGCGCGCTGGCCGAGGCCGTCGCGGCGGCGGTGGCAGTGGCGCCGGGAGCCGTACGCGGCTACGCGTGA
- a CDS encoding pyridoxamine 5'-phosphate oxidase family protein, with the protein MQGTQQTPSPPAAYTPTDRTVPTRSADRASYDRELVHAILDEGYVCHLGFVRDGAPVVLPTLYGRVGERLYVHGSTGSRPLRMTGKADPGLPVCLTVTHVDALILARSAFHHSINYRSVVVHGIAHDVTDADEKREALDALVNHVVPGRAADSRPANRKELAATAVIRLDLDEVSAKLRTGGVNDEPEDLTLPHWAGVVPLRKGYDTPVGDPALTPGTPLPEYLAAL; encoded by the coding sequence ATGCAGGGGACCCAGCAGACGCCGTCACCGCCCGCCGCCTACACCCCCACCGACCGCACCGTCCCCACGCGCTCCGCCGACCGCGCCTCGTACGACAGGGAGTTGGTGCACGCGATACTCGACGAGGGCTACGTCTGCCACCTCGGCTTCGTCCGCGACGGCGCCCCGGTGGTGCTCCCCACGCTCTACGGCCGCGTCGGCGAGCGGCTCTACGTGCACGGCTCCACCGGTTCGCGTCCGCTGAGGATGACCGGCAAGGCCGACCCGGGCCTTCCCGTCTGTCTCACGGTCACCCATGTCGACGCGCTCATCCTCGCCCGCTCGGCGTTCCACCACTCGATCAACTACCGCTCGGTGGTGGTGCACGGCATCGCCCACGACGTGACCGACGCGGACGAGAAGCGCGAAGCCCTGGACGCCCTCGTGAACCACGTGGTGCCGGGCCGGGCGGCCGACTCCCGCCCCGCCAACAGGAAGGAACTCGCCGCCACCGCCGTCATCCGCCTCGACCTCGACGAGGTCTCCGCCAAGCTGCGCACCGGCGGAGTGAACGACGAGCCCGAGGACCTCACCCTCCCGCACTGGGCGGGTGTCGTCCCCCTCCGCAAGGGCTACGACACCCCGGTCGGCGACCCCGCCCTGACCCCGGGCACACCACTGCCGGAGTACCTCGCGGCGCTGTGA
- a CDS encoding EamA family transporter, producing MPVHTSESSHGSRGRGLGLGLALVSAVAFGGSGVAAKPLIEAGLEPLHVVWLRVAGAALVMLPLAVRHRALLRRRPALLAGFGLLAVAGVQACYFAAISRIPVGVALLVEYLAPALVLGWVRFVQRRPVTRAAALGVVLAVGGLACVVEVWAGLGFDALGLLLALGAACCQVGYFVLSDQGSDSGEDAPDPLGVIAYGLLVGAAVLTVVARPWGMDWSVLSGTARMDGTPVAAWVLLGWIVLVATVVAYVTGVVAVRRLSPPVAGVVACLEAVVATVLAWVLLGEHLSAPQLAGGAMVLAGAFIAQSSAPAKSGPQPVASGGPEAEREPSAQRTV from the coding sequence GTGCCGGTGCACACGTCTGAGAGCAGTCACGGCAGCCGCGGGAGGGGCCTCGGGCTCGGTCTCGCGCTCGTCTCGGCCGTCGCGTTCGGCGGGTCCGGAGTCGCGGCCAAGCCGCTGATCGAGGCCGGACTCGAGCCGCTGCACGTGGTGTGGCTCCGCGTGGCCGGCGCCGCCCTGGTGATGCTGCCGCTCGCCGTGCGGCACCGGGCACTGCTGCGCCGCCGCCCCGCGTTGCTCGCGGGTTTCGGACTGCTCGCCGTGGCAGGCGTCCAGGCCTGCTACTTTGCCGCGATCTCCCGCATCCCGGTCGGGGTCGCGCTGCTCGTGGAGTACCTGGCGCCGGCTCTCGTCCTCGGCTGGGTGCGGTTCGTGCAGCGGCGGCCGGTCACCCGGGCCGCCGCGCTCGGGGTGGTGCTCGCGGTCGGCGGGCTGGCCTGTGTCGTGGAGGTGTGGGCGGGGCTCGGCTTCGACGCGCTCGGCCTGCTGCTCGCGCTCGGCGCCGCCTGCTGCCAGGTCGGCTACTTCGTCCTGTCCGACCAGGGCAGCGACTCCGGAGAGGACGCGCCCGACCCGCTCGGCGTCATCGCCTACGGCCTGCTCGTCGGCGCCGCCGTGCTGACCGTCGTGGCGCGGCCCTGGGGCATGGACTGGTCGGTGCTGAGCGGCACCGCGCGCATGGACGGCACCCCGGTCGCGGCCTGGGTGCTGCTCGGCTGGATCGTGCTCGTCGCCACGGTCGTCGCCTACGTCACCGGTGTGGTGGCCGTCCGGCGGCTGTCTCCGCCGGTCGCGGGTGTCGTGGCCTGCCTTGAGGCGGTCGTCGCGACCGTGCTGGCCTGGGTCCTGCTCGGTGAGCACCTGTCCGCCCCGCAGCTGGCCGGCGGTGCGATGGTGCTGGCGGGCGCGTTCATCGCGCAGTCCTCGGCGCCCGCGAAGAGCGGCCCGCAGCCGGTGGCGAGCGGCGGGCCGGAGGCGGAGCGGGAGCCGTCCGCGCAAAGGACTGTCTGA
- a CDS encoding Clp protease N-terminal domain-containing protein: MRPRNLRRPGHDQGTHHVDDDAGFGAELASVLTAARRRAVRDGDRQTDTAHLLHSLLEYDPEVRALLDGGPQLARLLGYLVQRSIGYGLRWQGSVEDSGAAPAVPGPAGWSPVAVAALAHACGRAVGRGDGRACGTDLLAGIVADPGARAVEVLRRAGVDVVGLRARLDDRPVGDRPTGDRPMDDRPVGGPDGAPASSG; encoded by the coding sequence GTGCGACCCCGTAATCTCCGGCGGCCCGGCCACGACCAGGGCACCCACCACGTGGACGACGATGCCGGCTTCGGCGCCGAGCTGGCCTCGGTGCTCACCGCTGCCCGCCGCCGGGCCGTGCGGGACGGGGACCGGCAGACCGACACCGCGCATCTGCTCCACTCGCTGCTGGAGTACGACCCCGAGGTGCGCGCCCTCCTCGACGGCGGGCCGCAGCTCGCCCGGCTCCTCGGCTATCTGGTGCAGCGCAGCATCGGCTACGGCCTGCGCTGGCAGGGCAGTGTCGAGGACTCCGGCGCCGCGCCCGCGGTCCCCGGCCCGGCCGGCTGGTCGCCGGTCGCCGTGGCGGCGCTGGCGCACGCCTGCGGGCGGGCCGTGGGGCGCGGTGACGGCCGGGCGTGCGGGACCGATCTCCTCGCGGGGATCGTCGCCGATCCCGGGGCGCGGGCGGTCGAGGTGCTGCGGCGGGCCGGGGTGGACGTGGTGGGGCTGCGGGCGCGGCTCGACGACCGGCCCGTGGGTGACCGGCCGACGGGTGACCGGCCGATGGACGACCGGCCGGTGGGTGGGCCCGACGGCGCGCCCGCGTCCAGCGGTTGA
- a CDS encoding PadR family transcriptional regulator, whose translation MRTHEFERGHGGPGRHGRGGFGGFGGFGAGLGGGSEGRRAAFGPFGPGGPGFGGPGFGAGPWGPRGRGGPRGRARRGDVRASILALLKDRPMHGYEMIQEIAERSGGAWKPSPGSVYPTLQLLEDEGLISSETEGGKKLFSLTEAGRAAAEEGPDAPWEEASRGIDWEALNDVRQAGIGLMEAFSQVWKTGTPEQREKALGVVNDARKKLYLILADED comes from the coding sequence ATGCGTACCCACGAATTCGAGCGTGGACACGGTGGTCCCGGCCGTCACGGCCGAGGTGGTTTCGGAGGTTTCGGTGGATTCGGTGCCGGGCTCGGTGGCGGGTCCGAGGGGCGGCGCGCCGCCTTCGGTCCCTTCGGGCCGGGTGGCCCCGGTTTCGGCGGGCCGGGCTTCGGTGCGGGCCCCTGGGGTCCGCGAGGGCGCGGGGGACCGCGCGGCAGGGCACGGCGAGGTGACGTACGCGCCTCGATCCTGGCCCTGCTGAAGGACCGGCCGATGCACGGCTACGAGATGATCCAGGAGATCGCCGAGCGCAGCGGCGGCGCGTGGAAGCCGAGCCCCGGCTCGGTCTACCCCACCCTGCAGCTGCTGGAGGACGAGGGCTTGATCTCCAGTGAGACCGAGGGCGGCAAGAAGCTGTTCTCGCTCACCGAGGCGGGCCGCGCGGCGGCCGAGGAGGGCCCCGACGCCCCCTGGGAAGAGGCCTCGCGCGGGATCGACTGGGAGGCGCTGAACGACGTCCGCCAGGCCGGGATCGGTCTGATGGAGGCCTTCTCCCAGGTCTGGAAGACCGGCACGCCCGAGCAGCGCGAGAAGGCGCTGGGGGTCGTCAACGACGCCCGCAAGAAGCTGTATCTGATCCTCGCCGACGAGGACTGA
- a CDS encoding PhzF family phenazine biosynthesis protein: MRIRIVDAFTDRPFAGNPAGVLLLDTFPDDAWLQNVAMEVNHAETAFAHRLPEGGEADWALRWFTPVAEVDLCGHATLATAHVLATTGAHEGRVRFATRSGVLIATPHEDGSITLDFPTAPLSPAEIPDGVAGALGAEPRAAFDTGPHVGDLLLELADEKTVLALEPDHRALAAYSRRGVIATARADDPSRGYDFVSRCFFPSLGIDEDPVTGSAHTALAPFWSERLGRPALTGLQASPRSGRVHVELRGDRTLLGGHAVTVIEGDLHA; this comes from the coding sequence ATGCGCATTCGAATCGTCGACGCCTTCACCGACCGCCCCTTCGCCGGCAACCCGGCCGGAGTGCTGCTCCTCGACACCTTCCCGGACGACGCCTGGCTGCAGAACGTGGCCATGGAGGTCAACCACGCGGAGACGGCCTTCGCGCACCGCCTGCCCGAGGGCGGGGAGGCCGACTGGGCACTGCGCTGGTTCACCCCGGTCGCCGAGGTCGACCTGTGCGGCCACGCCACCCTGGCAACCGCCCATGTGCTCGCCACCACCGGCGCCCACGAAGGCCGAGTGCGCTTCGCCACCCGCAGCGGCGTCCTGATCGCCACTCCCCACGAGGACGGCTCGATCACCCTGGACTTCCCGACCGCCCCGCTCAGCCCCGCCGAGATCCCGGACGGGGTCGCCGGCGCCCTGGGCGCCGAGCCGCGCGCCGCCTTCGACACCGGGCCGCACGTGGGCGACCTGCTGCTCGAACTCGCCGACGAGAAGACGGTGCTCGCCCTGGAGCCCGACCACAGGGCGCTCGCCGCGTACTCCCGCCGCGGCGTCATCGCGACCGCCCGCGCAGACGATCCGTCCCGCGGCTACGACTTCGTCTCCCGCTGCTTCTTCCCCAGCCTCGGCATCGACGAGGACCCGGTGACCGGCAGCGCCCACACCGCGCTGGCCCCGTTCTGGTCCGAGCGCCTCGGCCGCCCCGCCCTCACCGGCCTGCAGGCCTCGCCGCGCTCCGGCCGGGTCCACGTCGAACTGCGCGGCGACCGCACCCTGCTCGGCGGCCACGCGGTCACCGTGATCGAGGGCGACCTGCACGCCTGA
- a CDS encoding type II CAAX endopeptidase family protein: MAGASSAERPRRRVLRDETVLVLALSLGASGVSALISFIGSVTRPGGLKDQAATLNASAAPGRPWLDLAWQLFGITTALVPVALVAHFLLREGESLRTLGFDRTRPWPDLGRGAAIAAVIGSTGIAFYLAARGLGFNLTVVPEALPDVWWKYPVLILSAVQNAVLEEVIVVGYLLRRLSRLGWSPGSALMGSALLRGSYHLYQGIGGFIGNLVMGVVFVHLYRRWGRVGPLVVAHSLLDIGAFVGYALLAGKVDWLPTA, from the coding sequence GTGGCGGGGGCCTCGTCGGCGGAGCGGCCGCGGCGGCGGGTGCTGCGGGACGAGACGGTACTGGTGCTGGCCCTGTCACTGGGTGCCAGCGGAGTCTCCGCGCTGATCAGCTTCATCGGCTCGGTGACGCGGCCGGGCGGCCTCAAGGATCAGGCAGCCACCCTGAACGCCTCGGCCGCGCCCGGCCGCCCGTGGCTCGACCTGGCCTGGCAGCTGTTCGGCATCACGACCGCGCTGGTGCCCGTCGCCCTCGTCGCGCACTTCCTGCTGCGCGAGGGGGAGAGCCTGCGCACCCTCGGCTTCGACCGCACCCGGCCCTGGCCCGACCTCGGGCGCGGTGCGGCGATCGCCGCCGTGATCGGCAGTACGGGCATCGCCTTCTACCTCGCCGCGCGGGGCCTCGGTTTCAACCTGACCGTGGTGCCCGAGGCGCTGCCGGACGTGTGGTGGAAGTACCCGGTGCTGATCCTCTCGGCGGTGCAGAACGCCGTACTGGAAGAGGTCATCGTCGTCGGCTACCTGCTGCGCCGGCTGAGCCGGTTGGGGTGGTCGCCCGGGAGCGCGCTGATGGGCAGCGCGCTGCTGCGCGGCTCGTACCACCTCTATCAGGGGATCGGCGGGTTCATCGGGAACCTGGTGATGGGCGTCGTCTTCGTCCACCTGTACCGGCGCTGGGGGCGGGTGGGCCCCCTGGTGGTGGCGCACTCGCTGCTCGACATCGGGGCGTTCGTGGGCTACGCGCTGCTGGCGGGCAAGGTGGACTGGCTGCCGACCGCCTGA